A DNA window from Zonotrichia albicollis isolate bZonAlb1 chromosome 2, bZonAlb1.hap1, whole genome shotgun sequence contains the following coding sequences:
- the ILK gene encoding scaffold protein ILK, whose product MDDIFTQCREGNAVAVRLWLDNTENDLNQGDDHGFSPLHWACREGRSNVVDMLIMRGARINVMNRGDDTPLHLAASHGHRDIVQKLMQFKADINAVNEHGNTPLHYACFWGHEQVAEDLVGSGALVSIANKYGETPTDKAKTPLREILKERAEKLGQSLTKIPYKDTFWKGTTRTRPRNGTLNKLAGIDFKQLSLSHKLNENQSGELWKGRWQGNDIVIKMLRIRDWTTRKSRDFNEEYPKLRIFSHPNVLPVLGACQAPPAPHPIVISHWMPYGSLYNVLHEGTNFVVDQMQAVKFAFDIARGMAFLHTLEPLIPRHHLNSRSVMIDDDMTARISMADVKFSFQCPGRMYAPAWVAPEALQKKPEEINRRSADMWSFAVLLWELVTREVPFADLSNMEIGMKVALEGLRPTIPPGISPHICKLMKICMNEDPAKRPKFDMIVPILEKMQEK is encoded by the exons ATGGACGACATCTTCACGCAGTGCCGGGAGGGCAACGCGGTGGCCGTGCGGCTGTGGCTGGACAACACCGAGAACGACCTCAACCAGGg GGACGACCATGGGTTCAGCCCCCTGCACTGGGCGTGCCGCGAGGGCCGCTCCAACGTGGTGGACATGCTCATCATGCGCGGGGCCCGCATCAACGTCATGAACCGCGGCGACGACACGCCGCTGCACCTGGCCGCCAGCCACGGCCACCGCGACATCGTGCAGAAG ctgatgCAGTTCAAGGCAGACATCAATGCAGTGAATGAGCACGGGAACACGCCGCTGCACTATGCCTGCTTCTGGGGACACGAGCAGGTGGCTGAG GACCTGGTGGGCAGCGGGGCCCTGGTCAGCATTGCTAACAAATATGGTGAGACCCCCACAGACAAGGCCAAGACGCCACTGCGAGAGATCCTGAAAG AGCGTGCTGAGAAGCTGGGCCAGAGCCTCACCAAGATCCCCTATAAGGACACGTTCTGGAAGGGCACAACCCGCACCCGGCCCA GGAACGGGACCCTGAACAAACTCGCTGGGATTGACTTCAAACAGCTGAGCCTGAGCCACAAACTGAACGAGAACCAGTCGGGAGAG CTGTGGAAGGGGCGCTGGCAGGGCAATGACATCGTAATCAAAATGCTGAGGATCCGGGACTGGACGACGCGGAAGAGCCGGGACTTCAACGAGGAGTACCCAAAACTGCG GATCTTTTCCCACCCCAATGTGCTGCCGGTGCTGGGTGCCTGCCAGGCCCCTCCAGCTCCCCACCCCATTGTCATCAGCCACTGGATGCCCTACGGCTCCCTGTACAACGTCCTGCACGAGGGAACCA ATTTTGTGGTGGACCAGATGCAGGCGGTGAAGTTCGCCTTCGACATCGCGCGGGGCATGGCCTTCCTGCACACGCTGGAGCCCCTCATCCCGCGGCACCACCTCAACAGCCGCAGCGTCATG atCGACGACGACATGACGGCACGCATCAGCATGGCCGACGTCAAGTTCTCCTTCCAGTGCCCAGGGCGGATGTACGCCCCGGCCTGGGTGGCTCCCGAAG ccctgcagaagaAGCCAGAGGAGATCAACCGGCGCTCGGCTGACATGTGGagctttgctgtgctgctgtgggagctggtGACACGTGAGGTGCCCTTCGCTGACCTGTCCAACATGGAGATCGGCATGAAG GTAGCACTGGAGGGGCTGCGTCCCACCATCCCCCCCGGCATCTCCCCCCACATCTGCAAACTGATGAAGATCTGCATGAACGAGGACCCGGCCAAGCGCCCCAAGTTCGACATGATCGTGCCCATCCTGGAGAAGATGCAGGAGAAGTAG
- the RRP8 gene encoding ribosomal RNA-processing protein 8 isoform X3, giving the protein MSSMVAVPPGAGAVPPLPGACPGGSAGRRLRRARGGRGLRPRARPLPAGTRPGSCSATRRRPGGAGSAGGRAGLRVRGVPSDRGRGSRPGRGGAGSPWHCPCSPRPRPVLRAARRGCARRGSTCVPVPREGPRSMFAEQGWDDAAEPLPRRARAGRTPGKRRLPGAARDGEAARKRPRKRKKAGGPRATAGELAAGPDEPRQAGQRPDTGTGTAPGPSGRGEPPPRPGPLSMPADGAAEPAEEPGWPAGLSRRQRRNRQKRLRQQEPSAAPDGERGSGPGPPEPPGPAEAPPEPRSGRAAALRARMEERLLGARFRYLNQQLYTGSSRDAARLFRDDPAAFHLYHRGFERQVRRWPERPVQRIVRYLRRRPASLVVADFGCGDCTLAASVKNPVHCFDLVPLSPRITVCDMAKVPLTAEAVDVAVFCLALMGTNLQEILAEANRVLKLGGTLLVAEVASRFEDTRAFLRAMTQLGFKSVSKELKGFTCLDDLLHVKGITTRILELNSQRMTCRRCPGPEGPPRASPAPLGDSEERRAPAAQVVAEEEEEEEEEAPGPWEQERPWKGTPRSGADPDGSVGRGPQEPPRSTREEEEEEEEEEEEGSCCSEEGEDSSNVYLYYMLGERWIDYLQRTGDGGLLRHLRPKMKRKSENGPDGRALSPGKKLCKGSDYGRTLGPCTPSPTTTFGDLRNAKVGQARRRHIPPVAPPPELQDWLRTFQRWSGPEKLLALDELIDRCEPAQIKYMMQIIEPQFQRDFISLLPKELALYVLSFLEPRDLLRAAQTCRYWRVLAEDNLLWREKCREEGIEEPLHLRKRRLLSPGFMYSPWKFAFLRQHRIDMNWRSGELRPPKVLKGHDDHVITCLQFCGNRIVSGSDDNTLKVWSAVTGECVQTLVGHTGGVWSSQMRDSIVISGSTDRTLKVWNADSGECVHTLYGHTSTVRCMHLHGNRVVSGSRDATLRLWDIETGQCLHVLMGHVAAVRCVQYDGNKVVSGAYDYTVKVWDPESESCTHTLQGHTNRVYSLQFDGTHIVSGSLDTSIRVWDVESGNCLHTLMGHQSLTSGMELRDNILVSGNADSTVKIWDIKTGQCLQTLQGPSKHQSAVTCLQFSSKFVVTSSDDGTVKLWDLKTGEFVRNLVALESGGSGGVVWRIRASNTKLVCAVGSRNGTEETKLLVLDFDVDLK; this is encoded by the exons ATGTCGTCCATGGTAG CTGTCCCGCCGGGCGCGGGTGCCGTCCCGCCGTTACCGGGTGCGTGTCCCGGCGGCTCCGCAgggcggcggctgcggcgggcgcggggcgggcgggggctcCGCCCGAGAGCGCGCCCTCTGCCGGCCGGAACCCGCCCCGGCAGCTGCTCCGCCACACGGCGccggccgggcggggcggggagcgcgggcgggcgggcTGGGCTGCGGGTGCGGGGCGTGCCGAGTGACCGGGGGCGCGGCTcccggccggggcggggcggggcgggcagcCCGTGGCACTGCCCGTgcagcccccggccccgcccggtcCTCCGGGCCGCGAGGAGGGGCTGTGCCCGCCGCGGGAGCACGTGCGTCCCGGTACCGAGGGAGGGTCCCCGCTCCATGTTCgcggagcagggctgggacgaTGCAGCGGAGCCGCTGCCCCGGAGGGCCCGGGCCGGCCG GACCCCCGGGAAGAGGCGGCTGCCCGGGGCCGCTCGGGACGGCGAGGCGGCGCGGAAGCGGCCCCGGAAGCGGAAGAAGGCCGGCGGGCCGCGGGCCACGGCGGGGGAGCTCGCGGCCGGTCCCGACGAGCCCCGGCAGGCTGGGCAGCGGCCGGACACAGGTACCGGGACCGCCCCGGGGCCCAGCGGCAGGGGGGAGCCGCCTCCGCGCCCTGGTCCCCTCTCGATGCCCGCAGACGGCGCGGCTGAGCCGGCGGAGGAGCCCGGGTGGCCGGCGGGACTGAGCCGCCGGCAGCGGCGGAACCGGCAGAAGCGGCTgcggcagcaggagccgtcGGCGGCACCGGACGGAGAGCggggctcggggccgggccCCCCGGAGCCGCCGGGCCCCGCCGAGGCTCCGCCGGAGCCGCGCTCGGGCCGCGCGGCCGCGCTCCGTGCGCGGATGGAGGAGCGGCTGCTCGGCGCCCGGTTCCGCTACCTGAACCAGCAGCTCTACACCGGCAGCAGCCGCGACGCGGCGCGGCTCTTCCGCGACGACCCCGCCGCTTTCCACCTCTACCACCGCGGCTTCGAGCGGCAGGTGCGGCGCTGGCCCGAGCGCCCGGTGCAGCGCATCGTGCGCTACCTGCGCCGCCG ccccgcGTCGCTGGTGGTGGCGGATTTCGGCTGCGGGGACTGCACGCTGGCCGCCAGCGTCAAGAACCCGGTGCACTGCTTCGACCTGGTGCCGCTGAGCCCGCGGATCACCGTCTGTGACATGGCCAAG GTGCCGCTGACGGCTGAGGCGGTGGACGTGGCCGTGTTCTGCCTGGCGCTGATGGGCACCAACCTGCAGGAGATCCTGGCTGAGGCCAACCGTGTGCTCAAGCTCGG GGGGACCCTGCTGGTGGCCGAGGTGGCCAGCCGCTTCGAGGACACCCGTGCCTTCCTGAGGGCCATGACGCAGCTGGGCTTCAAGAGTGTCTCCAAG GAGCTGAAGGGCTTCACTTGCTTGGATGACCTGCTGCACGTCAAGGGCATCACCACACGCATCCTGGAGCTCAACAGCCAGCGCATGACGTGCcggcgctgccccggccccgagGGGCCCCCGCGGGCCAGCCCCGCTCCCCTGGGGGACAGCGAGGAGCGCAGGGCACCTGCGGCACAG GTGgtggctgaggaggaggaagaggaggaggaggaggcgccagggccctgggagcaggagcGCCCCTGGAAGGGTACCCCCAGGTCCGGAGCAGACCCTGATGGTTCTGTGGGGCGGGGACCTCAGGAGCCCCCCAGGTCcaccagggaggaggaggaggaagaagaggaggaggaggaggaagggagctgctgcagcgaggagggggaagacagcagcaacGTCTACCTGTACTACATGCTGGGAGAGCGCTGGATCGACTACCTGCAGCGCACAGGGGACGGGGGGCTGCTGCGGCACCTGCGCCCCAAG ATGAAGCGGAAGTCAGAGAATGGGCCGGACGGCCgggccctgtcccctgggaagAAGCTGTGCAAGGGCTCTGACTATGGCAG GACGCTGGgtccctgcacacccagccccACGACCACCTTTGGCGACCTGCGCAATGCCAAGGTGGGGCAGGCCCGGCGCCGGCACATCCCCCCTGTGGCCCCCCCACCTGAGCTACAGGACTGGCTCCGCACCTTCCAG CGCTGGAGTGGCCCTGAgaagctgctggccctggatgAGCTCATTGACCGCTGCGAGCCGGCACAGATCAAGTACATGATGCAGATCATCGAGCCCCAGTTCCAGCGGGACTTCATCTCCCTGCTGCCCAAGGAG CTGGCCCTGTACGTGCTGTCTTTCCTGGAGCCACGGGACCTGCTCCGTGCCGCCCAGACGTGCCGCTACTGGAGGGTGCTGGCCGAGGACAACCTGCTCTGGAGGGAGAAGTGCCGTGAGGAGG GGATCGAGGAGCCCCTGCACCTGCGGAAGCGGCGCCTGCTCAGCCCCGGCTTCATGTACAGCCCCTGGAAATTCGCCTTCTTGCGCCAGCACCGCATCGACATGAACTGGCGCAGCGGGGAGCTGCGGCCCCCCAAG gtgctgaaGGGCCACGATGACCATGTGATCACCTGCCTGCAGTTCTGTGGGAATCGCATAGTGAGTGGCTCTGATGACAACACGCTCAAAGTGTGGTCAGCTGTCACAGGGGAG TGCGTGCAGACGCTGGTGGGCCACACCGGGGGGGTTTGGTCCTCCCAGATGAGGGACAGCATTGTCATCAGTGGCTCCACGGACCGCACGCTGAAGGTGTGGAACGCGGACAGCGGCGAGTGCGTGCACACGCTGTACGGGCACACCTCCACCGTGCGCTGCATGCACCTGCACGGCAACCG GGTGGTGAGCGGCTCCCGGGACGCCACGCTGCGGCTCTGGGACATCGAGACGGGGCAGTGCCTGCATGTGCTGATGGGCCACGTGGCGGCCGTGCGCTGCGTCCAGTACGACGGCAACAAGGTGGTCAGCGGTGCTTACGACTACACGGTCAAGGTGTGGGACCCTGAGAGCGAGAGCTGCACCCACACGCTGCAGGGGCACACCAACCGTGTCTACTCGCTGCAG tTTGATGGGACACACATCGTGAGCGGGTCCCTGGACACTTCAATCCGCGTGTGGGATGTGGAGAGTGGGAACTGCCTGCACACGCTCATGGGGCACCAGTCCCTCACCAGCGGCATGGAGCTGCGCGACAACATCCTCGTGTCCGGCAACGCCGACTCCACCGTCAAGATCTGGGACATCAAGACAGGGCAGTGCCTGCAGACGCTGCAGG GTCCCAGCAAGCACCAGAGTGCCGTCACCTGCCTGCAGTTCAGCTCCAAGTTCGTGGTGACCAGCTCGGACGACGGCACGGTGAAGCTGTGGGACCTGAAGACGGGGGAGTTCGTGCGGAACCTGGTGGCACTGGAGAGCGGCGGCTCCGGGGGCGTGGTGTGGCGCATCCGCGCCTCCAACACCAAGCTGGTGTGCGCCGTGGGCAGCCGCAACGGCACCGAGGAGAccaagctgctggtgctggactTTGACGTGGACCTGAAGTGA
- the RRP8 gene encoding ribosomal RNA-processing protein 8 isoform X1: protein MSGPGPAGAKLDINRAGVAELEGALSGIGRRRARGIVRKREELKGFTCLDDLLHVKGITTRILELNSQRMTCRRCPGPEGPPRASPAPLGDSEERRAPAAQVVAEEEEEEEEEAPGPWEQERPWKGTPRSGADPDGSVGRGPQEPPRSTREEEEEEEEEEEEGSCCSEEGEDSSNVYLYYMLGERWIDYLQRTGDGGLLRHLRPKMKRKSENGPDGRALSPGKKLCKGSDYGRTLGPCTPSPTTTFGDLRNAKVGQARRRHIPPVAPPPELQDWLRTFQRWSGPEKLLALDELIDRCEPAQIKYMMQIIEPQFQRDFISLLPKELALYVLSFLEPRDLLRAAQTCRYWRVLAEDNLLWREKCREEGIEEPLHLRKRRLLSPGFMYSPWKFAFLRQHRIDMNWRSGELRPPKVLKGHDDHVITCLQFCGNRIVSGSDDNTLKVWSAVTGECVQTLVGHTGGVWSSQMRDSIVISGSTDRTLKVWNADSGECVHTLYGHTSTVRCMHLHGNRVVSGSRDATLRLWDIETGQCLHVLMGHVAAVRCVQYDGNKVVSGAYDYTVKVWDPESESCTHTLQGHTNRVYSLQFDGTHIVSGSLDTSIRVWDVESGNCLHTLMGHQSLTSGMELRDNILVSGNADSTVKIWDIKTGQCLQTLQGPSKHQSAVTCLQFSSKFVVTSSDDGTVKLWDLKTGEFVRNLVALESGGSGGVVWRIRASNTKLVCAVGSRNGTEETKLLVLDFDVDLK, encoded by the exons ATGTCGGGGCCGGGCCCCGCCGGGGCCAAGCTCGACATCAACCGCGCCGGTGTGGCCGAATTGGAGGGTGCCCTCAGCGGCATCGGCCGCCGCCGTGCCCGCGGTATCGTCCGCAAGAGAGAG GAGCTGAAGGGCTTCACTTGCTTGGATGACCTGCTGCACGTCAAGGGCATCACCACACGCATCCTGGAGCTCAACAGCCAGCGCATGACGTGCcggcgctgccccggccccgagGGGCCCCCGCGGGCCAGCCCCGCTCCCCTGGGGGACAGCGAGGAGCGCAGGGCACCTGCGGCACAG GTGgtggctgaggaggaggaagaggaggaggaggaggcgccagggccctgggagcaggagcGCCCCTGGAAGGGTACCCCCAGGTCCGGAGCAGACCCTGATGGTTCTGTGGGGCGGGGACCTCAGGAGCCCCCCAGGTCcaccagggaggaggaggaggaagaagaggaggaggaggaggaagggagctgctgcagcgaggagggggaagacagcagcaacGTCTACCTGTACTACATGCTGGGAGAGCGCTGGATCGACTACCTGCAGCGCACAGGGGACGGGGGGCTGCTGCGGCACCTGCGCCCCAAG ATGAAGCGGAAGTCAGAGAATGGGCCGGACGGCCgggccctgtcccctgggaagAAGCTGTGCAAGGGCTCTGACTATGGCAG GACGCTGGgtccctgcacacccagccccACGACCACCTTTGGCGACCTGCGCAATGCCAAGGTGGGGCAGGCCCGGCGCCGGCACATCCCCCCTGTGGCCCCCCCACCTGAGCTACAGGACTGGCTCCGCACCTTCCAG CGCTGGAGTGGCCCTGAgaagctgctggccctggatgAGCTCATTGACCGCTGCGAGCCGGCACAGATCAAGTACATGATGCAGATCATCGAGCCCCAGTTCCAGCGGGACTTCATCTCCCTGCTGCCCAAGGAG CTGGCCCTGTACGTGCTGTCTTTCCTGGAGCCACGGGACCTGCTCCGTGCCGCCCAGACGTGCCGCTACTGGAGGGTGCTGGCCGAGGACAACCTGCTCTGGAGGGAGAAGTGCCGTGAGGAGG GGATCGAGGAGCCCCTGCACCTGCGGAAGCGGCGCCTGCTCAGCCCCGGCTTCATGTACAGCCCCTGGAAATTCGCCTTCTTGCGCCAGCACCGCATCGACATGAACTGGCGCAGCGGGGAGCTGCGGCCCCCCAAG gtgctgaaGGGCCACGATGACCATGTGATCACCTGCCTGCAGTTCTGTGGGAATCGCATAGTGAGTGGCTCTGATGACAACACGCTCAAAGTGTGGTCAGCTGTCACAGGGGAG TGCGTGCAGACGCTGGTGGGCCACACCGGGGGGGTTTGGTCCTCCCAGATGAGGGACAGCATTGTCATCAGTGGCTCCACGGACCGCACGCTGAAGGTGTGGAACGCGGACAGCGGCGAGTGCGTGCACACGCTGTACGGGCACACCTCCACCGTGCGCTGCATGCACCTGCACGGCAACCG GGTGGTGAGCGGCTCCCGGGACGCCACGCTGCGGCTCTGGGACATCGAGACGGGGCAGTGCCTGCATGTGCTGATGGGCCACGTGGCGGCCGTGCGCTGCGTCCAGTACGACGGCAACAAGGTGGTCAGCGGTGCTTACGACTACACGGTCAAGGTGTGGGACCCTGAGAGCGAGAGCTGCACCCACACGCTGCAGGGGCACACCAACCGTGTCTACTCGCTGCAG tTTGATGGGACACACATCGTGAGCGGGTCCCTGGACACTTCAATCCGCGTGTGGGATGTGGAGAGTGGGAACTGCCTGCACACGCTCATGGGGCACCAGTCCCTCACCAGCGGCATGGAGCTGCGCGACAACATCCTCGTGTCCGGCAACGCCGACTCCACCGTCAAGATCTGGGACATCAAGACAGGGCAGTGCCTGCAGACGCTGCAGG GTCCCAGCAAGCACCAGAGTGCCGTCACCTGCCTGCAGTTCAGCTCCAAGTTCGTGGTGACCAGCTCGGACGACGGCACGGTGAAGCTGTGGGACCTGAAGACGGGGGAGTTCGTGCGGAACCTGGTGGCACTGGAGAGCGGCGGCTCCGGGGGCGTGGTGTGGCGCATCCGCGCCTCCAACACCAAGCTGGTGTGCGCCGTGGGCAGCCGCAACGGCACCGAGGAGAccaagctgctggtgctggactTTGACGTGGACCTGAAGTGA
- the RRP8 gene encoding ribosomal RNA-processing protein 8 isoform X2, producing MTCRRCPGPEGPPRASPAPLGDSEERRAPAAQVVAEEEEEEEEEAPGPWEQERPWKGTPRSGADPDGSVGRGPQEPPRSTREEEEEEEEEEEEGSCCSEEGEDSSNVYLYYMLGERWIDYLQRTGDGGLLRHLRPKMKRKSENGPDGRALSPGKKLCKGSDYGRTLGPCTPSPTTTFGDLRNAKVGQARRRHIPPVAPPPELQDWLRTFQRWSGPEKLLALDELIDRCEPAQIKYMMQIIEPQFQRDFISLLPKELALYVLSFLEPRDLLRAAQTCRYWRVLAEDNLLWREKCREEGIEEPLHLRKRRLLSPGFMYSPWKFAFLRQHRIDMNWRSGELRPPKVLKGHDDHVITCLQFCGNRIVSGSDDNTLKVWSAVTGECVQTLVGHTGGVWSSQMRDSIVISGSTDRTLKVWNADSGECVHTLYGHTSTVRCMHLHGNRVVSGSRDATLRLWDIETGQCLHVLMGHVAAVRCVQYDGNKVVSGAYDYTVKVWDPESESCTHTLQGHTNRVYSLQFDGTHIVSGSLDTSIRVWDVESGNCLHTLMGHQSLTSGMELRDNILVSGNADSTVKIWDIKTGQCLQTLQGPSKHQSAVTCLQFSSKFVVTSSDDGTVKLWDLKTGEFVRNLVALESGGSGGVVWRIRASNTKLVCAVGSRNGTEETKLLVLDFDVDLK from the exons ATGACGTGCcggcgctgccccggccccgagGGGCCCCCGCGGGCCAGCCCCGCTCCCCTGGGGGACAGCGAGGAGCGCAGGGCACCTGCGGCACAG GTGgtggctgaggaggaggaagaggaggaggaggaggcgccagggccctgggagcaggagcGCCCCTGGAAGGGTACCCCCAGGTCCGGAGCAGACCCTGATGGTTCTGTGGGGCGGGGACCTCAGGAGCCCCCCAGGTCcaccagggaggaggaggaggaagaagaggaggaggaggaggaagggagctgctgcagcgaggagggggaagacagcagcaacGTCTACCTGTACTACATGCTGGGAGAGCGCTGGATCGACTACCTGCAGCGCACAGGGGACGGGGGGCTGCTGCGGCACCTGCGCCCCAAG ATGAAGCGGAAGTCAGAGAATGGGCCGGACGGCCgggccctgtcccctgggaagAAGCTGTGCAAGGGCTCTGACTATGGCAG GACGCTGGgtccctgcacacccagccccACGACCACCTTTGGCGACCTGCGCAATGCCAAGGTGGGGCAGGCCCGGCGCCGGCACATCCCCCCTGTGGCCCCCCCACCTGAGCTACAGGACTGGCTCCGCACCTTCCAG CGCTGGAGTGGCCCTGAgaagctgctggccctggatgAGCTCATTGACCGCTGCGAGCCGGCACAGATCAAGTACATGATGCAGATCATCGAGCCCCAGTTCCAGCGGGACTTCATCTCCCTGCTGCCCAAGGAG CTGGCCCTGTACGTGCTGTCTTTCCTGGAGCCACGGGACCTGCTCCGTGCCGCCCAGACGTGCCGCTACTGGAGGGTGCTGGCCGAGGACAACCTGCTCTGGAGGGAGAAGTGCCGTGAGGAGG GGATCGAGGAGCCCCTGCACCTGCGGAAGCGGCGCCTGCTCAGCCCCGGCTTCATGTACAGCCCCTGGAAATTCGCCTTCTTGCGCCAGCACCGCATCGACATGAACTGGCGCAGCGGGGAGCTGCGGCCCCCCAAG gtgctgaaGGGCCACGATGACCATGTGATCACCTGCCTGCAGTTCTGTGGGAATCGCATAGTGAGTGGCTCTGATGACAACACGCTCAAAGTGTGGTCAGCTGTCACAGGGGAG TGCGTGCAGACGCTGGTGGGCCACACCGGGGGGGTTTGGTCCTCCCAGATGAGGGACAGCATTGTCATCAGTGGCTCCACGGACCGCACGCTGAAGGTGTGGAACGCGGACAGCGGCGAGTGCGTGCACACGCTGTACGGGCACACCTCCACCGTGCGCTGCATGCACCTGCACGGCAACCG GGTGGTGAGCGGCTCCCGGGACGCCACGCTGCGGCTCTGGGACATCGAGACGGGGCAGTGCCTGCATGTGCTGATGGGCCACGTGGCGGCCGTGCGCTGCGTCCAGTACGACGGCAACAAGGTGGTCAGCGGTGCTTACGACTACACGGTCAAGGTGTGGGACCCTGAGAGCGAGAGCTGCACCCACACGCTGCAGGGGCACACCAACCGTGTCTACTCGCTGCAG tTTGATGGGACACACATCGTGAGCGGGTCCCTGGACACTTCAATCCGCGTGTGGGATGTGGAGAGTGGGAACTGCCTGCACACGCTCATGGGGCACCAGTCCCTCACCAGCGGCATGGAGCTGCGCGACAACATCCTCGTGTCCGGCAACGCCGACTCCACCGTCAAGATCTGGGACATCAAGACAGGGCAGTGCCTGCAGACGCTGCAGG GTCCCAGCAAGCACCAGAGTGCCGTCACCTGCCTGCAGTTCAGCTCCAAGTTCGTGGTGACCAGCTCGGACGACGGCACGGTGAAGCTGTGGGACCTGAAGACGGGGGAGTTCGTGCGGAACCTGGTGGCACTGGAGAGCGGCGGCTCCGGGGGCGTGGTGTGGCGCATCCGCGCCTCCAACACCAAGCTGGTGTGCGCCGTGGGCAGCCGCAACGGCACCGAGGAGAccaagctgctggtgctggactTTGACGTGGACCTGAAGTGA
- the TIMM10B gene encoding mitochondrial import inner membrane translocase subunit Tim10 B isoform X2, whose translation MDPAAEHRQQLRSLRDFLLVYNRMTELCFRHCVCNLNYRLLTGREESCLDSCAARLVRANHRLMGAYVGLVPALLQRRAAEHAAAAPPAAPEPAPGPAEPAEGAPAAGT comes from the exons ATGGACCCGGCAGCCGAGCACCGGCAGCAGCTCCGCAGC CTGCGGGACTTCCTGCTGGTCTACAACCGCATGACCGAGCTCTGCTTCCGCCACTGCGTCTGCAACCTCAACTACCGGCTGCTCACGGGCCGCGAG GAGTCGTGCCTGGACAGCTGCGCCGCCAGGCTGGTCCGCGCCAACCACCGCCTGATGGGCGCCTACGTGGGGCTGGTGCCCGCGCTGCTGCAGCGCCGCGCCGCCGAGCACGCGGCTGCCGCACCGCCGGCCGCCCCTGAGCCGGCGCCGGGCCCCGCGGAGCCCGCGGAGGGCGCTCCCGCTGCCGGCACGTAG
- the TIMM10B gene encoding mitochondrial import inner membrane translocase subunit Tim10 B isoform X1 gives MDPAAEHRQQLRSVSLGPGAGGGGQRGPRGLHGRSRLRWRVPACPDLELRDFLLVYNRMTELCFRHCVCNLNYRLLTGREESCLDSCAARLVRANHRLMGAYVGLVPALLQRRAAEHAAAAPPAAPEPAPGPAEPAEGAPAAGT, from the exons ATGGACCCGGCAGCCGAGCACCGGCAGCAGCTCCGCAGCGTGAGCctcgggccgggggcggggggcggggggCAGCGTGGCCCGCGAGGCCTTCATGGGAGGTCACGGCTGCGGTGGCGTGTCCCGGCGTGTCCGGATCTCGAG CTGCGGGACTTCCTGCTGGTCTACAACCGCATGACCGAGCTCTGCTTCCGCCACTGCGTCTGCAACCTCAACTACCGGCTGCTCACGGGCCGCGAG GAGTCGTGCCTGGACAGCTGCGCCGCCAGGCTGGTCCGCGCCAACCACCGCCTGATGGGCGCCTACGTGGGGCTGGTGCCCGCGCTGCTGCAGCGCCGCGCCGCCGAGCACGCGGCTGCCGCACCGCCGGCCGCCCCTGAGCCGGCGCCGGGCCCCGCGGAGCCCGCGGAGGGCGCTCCCGCTGCCGGCACGTAG